The genomic segment GCCGAACAAGCTCTACAAATTTTTAAGGATTTACCTAATGGAATAAAAGCAATTTTTGGAGTAGGGGGAGGCAAAGCTCTGGATGTAGCGAAATATGTTTCTTTTCTTTCGCGTTTACCTTATATTGCTGCACCAACTGCACTTTCTAATGATGGTTTTTGTAGTCCTCAATCAAGCTTAGAAGTTGACGGAAAGCGAAGATCATTGCCAGCGACAATGCCCTATGGAGTAATTATTGATACAGAAGTTTGTTTACAGGCACCAAATTACCTTTGGTGGTCAGGTATTGGTGACCTTTCTTCTAAAATAACAGCAGTGTATGACTGGAAGTTAGCTTATCATAAACAAGGAACCTTTGTGGACGATTTTGCTGCCTTGTTATCTGATGCTACAGTTTTTCAGTTAATGTCCAGAAAAGAAAAAGATTTAGAAAGCATTCAGCTGTTAGGTACAGCGCTTATGTTAAATGGAATAGCCATGGAAATCTGTGGGTCTTCTAGACCAGCAAGTGGCAGTGAGCATCTTCTTTCTCATGCGCTTGATATTGTTAGCAAAAAACCTCGTCTACATGGCATACAGGTTGGAGTTGCAGCATATATTATGAGCATTTTGCAACAACAAGGGACAGAACATATTAATAAGCTTTTTCAAAAGACAGGTTTTTGGCAGGCGTTTGATGAAGAAAAACTTCTGAAAAGTGAATGGATTTCTGCCTTTGAATTAGCCCCAACTATCAAAGATGATTTCTATACCATTTTGTCTGAAAAAGATTTCAGGCAAGAATTTAAAGAATTATTAGATACAGATCCAAAATTAAAAAATATTTTCTTGTAAAAAATCTTGATATTTTACCCACCTGACTATTCAGCTATTCGTATTAATCCCACTTTACTATATAATAAAATTAATACCATTCACATACAGGAGTCACTATGTCAGAAGAACAAAAACGCCAACTTGAACAAC from the Candidatus Margulisiibacteriota bacterium genome contains:
- a CDS encoding iron-containing alcohol dehydrogenase family protein, with amino-acid sequence MIRSTQISIPTFVRIKPGTLDRLGEYASRINFDSCILLTSEGLRAETLNRVRHSFELSKVKIVKEIAIENSSAEQALQIFKDLPNGIKAIFGVGGGKALDVAKYVSFLSRLPYIAAPTALSNDGFCSPQSSLEVDGKRRSLPATMPYGVIIDTEVCLQAPNYLWWSGIGDLSSKITAVYDWKLAYHKQGTFVDDFAALLSDATVFQLMSRKEKDLESIQLLGTALMLNGIAMEICGSSRPASGSEHLLSHALDIVSKKPRLHGIQVGVAAYIMSILQQQGTEHINKLFQKTGFWQAFDEEKLLKSEWISAFELAPTIKDDFYTILSEKDFRQEFKELLDTDPKLKNIFL